In one window of Solanum pennellii chromosome 2, SPENNV200 DNA:
- the LOC107010657 gene encoding uncharacterized protein LOC107010657 isoform X1 has translation MKQLDTKDLASSLPVLQRLDRLDLLLQVLEEKHGMSSPKNEKGKEENSEYCRSTLSLSTALEEVHHKGTLVDRLTALENRVLKLQLSLEIEEGNTSRSSSSKSRNHDNEDEKVNLKQEEALKACLCSEKTDKVVGNAKMTKKKWRIGSWLRLGCN, from the exons atgaagcaGCTAGATACTAAAGACTTAGCTTCTTCCTTACCTGTTCTTCAAAGATTAGATCGCCTCGATCTCCTG CTGCAGGTTCTAGAAGAGAAACATGGGATGTCGTCACCAAAAAATgagaaaggaaaagaagaaaactcAGAGTACTGCAGGAGTACTCTGAGTCTATCTACTGCACTTGAAGAAGTTCATCACAAAGGCACTCTTGTTGATCGACTCACTGCACTCGAGAATCGAGTTTTAAAG TTGCAGCTAAGCTTAGAAATAGAAGAAGGGAACACTTCAAGGTCGAGTTCATCAAAGTCAAGAAATCATGACAACGAAGACGAAAAGGTCAATCTCAAACAG GAAGAAGCATTAAAAGCATGTTTATGTAGTGAGAAAACAGATAAAGTTGTTGGTAATGCtaaaatgacaaagaaaaaatGGCGCATTGGCAGCTGGCTTCGATTGGGatgtaattaa
- the LOC107010657 gene encoding uncharacterized protein LOC107010657 isoform X2, whose amino-acid sequence MKQLDTKDLASSLPVLQRLDRLDLLLQVLEEKHGMSSPKNEKGKEENSEYCRSTLSLSTALEEVHHKGTLVDRLTALENRVLKLSLEIEEGNTSRSSSSKSRNHDNEDEKVNLKQEEALKACLCSEKTDKVVGNAKMTKKKWRIGSWLRLGCN is encoded by the exons atgaagcaGCTAGATACTAAAGACTTAGCTTCTTCCTTACCTGTTCTTCAAAGATTAGATCGCCTCGATCTCCTG CTGCAGGTTCTAGAAGAGAAACATGGGATGTCGTCACCAAAAAATgagaaaggaaaagaagaaaactcAGAGTACTGCAGGAGTACTCTGAGTCTATCTACTGCACTTGAAGAAGTTCATCACAAAGGCACTCTTGTTGATCGACTCACTGCACTCGAGAATCGAGTTTTAAAG CTAAGCTTAGAAATAGAAGAAGGGAACACTTCAAGGTCGAGTTCATCAAAGTCAAGAAATCATGACAACGAAGACGAAAAGGTCAATCTCAAACAG GAAGAAGCATTAAAAGCATGTTTATGTAGTGAGAAAACAGATAAAGTTGTTGGTAATGCtaaaatgacaaagaaaaaatGGCGCATTGGCAGCTGGCTTCGATTGGGatgtaattaa
- the LOC114073830 gene encoding vacuolar iron transporter homolog 1-like, translated as MMDSPKSTEACAKKDSHATSREEKTLEKLARAQWLRAAILGANDGLLSTTSLMLGVGAAKDQDQQSMVLSGIAGALAGACSMAVGEFVSVSTQRDIAKSIAYELKGSSPTNIAETKQGEVPHDMAFHSILATSTQGGKLLYESPVHIQSNSLTPARSPLTKVMEMDARRTMMEESKQDNDIKLEPLPSPLKAAAASSLAFLFGAFVPMMPALLVSDNRIRIFLMVLVASLALCLFGGIGAYLGGSSVKISAIRVLLGGWISMALTYGLLKPFDNDSKRDYDD; from the coding sequence ATGATGGATTCTCCCAAATCAACTGAGGCCTGTGCTAAGAAAGATTCTCATGCAACTTCCCGGGAAGAGAAAACTTTAGAGAAACTAGCCCGAGCTCAGTGGCTTCGAGCAGCTATCCTTGGAGCAAACGATGGATTGCTTTCCACCACGTCCTTGATGCTCGGTGTGGGTGCAGCTAAAGATCAAGATCAACAGTCTATGGTACTTTCTGGAATAGCTGGAGCTCTTGCAGGTGCCTGTAGCATGGCTGTCGGAGAGTTTGTCTCTGTTTCAACTCAACGAGACATTGCAAAGTCCATTGCTTACGAGTTAAAAGGAAGCAGTCCAACTAACATTGCAGAAACCAAGCAAGGTGAAGTCCCTCATGACATGGCCTTTCACAGTATATTAGCCACTTCAACACAAGGCGGAAAACTTCTATATGAATCACCTGTACATATACAATCCAACTCTTTGACACCTGCAAGATCTCCACTTACAAAAGTTATGGAAATGGATGCAAGAAGAACCATGATGGAGGAATCAAAACAGGACAATGACATAAAGTTAGAGCCACTGCCTAGTCCATTGAAGGCTGCTGCAGCGTCGTCTCTGGCTTTTCTCTTTGGAGCCTTTGTTCCTATGATGCCAGCTCTATTAGTGAGTGACAACAGAATCAGGATTTTTTTGATGGTGCTTGTAGCATCATTAGCTCTGTGTTTATTTGGTGGAATTGGAGCTTATCTTGGTGGTTCATCAGTGAAAATATCTGCTATAAGAGTTTTACTTGGAGGGTGGATTTCAATGGCTCTCACATATGGTTTACTCAAGCCCTTTGACAATGATTCAAAGAGAGATTATGATGATTAG
- the LOC107011537 gene encoding uncharacterized protein LOC107011537 isoform X2, with the protein MVALASSSLCNSPSSIIHSSKTSIPNFIAFSSLSYYKKRGKSLASRSLGIVAATEGSVNKSSGKDEEKQEDPSVPTWAKPGTDEPPPWARNEAQKDSSSVQVPFIVYLLASAVTAIAAIGSIFEYTNQKPVFGVLGSDSVFYAPLLGFFVFTGIPTSSTSFELFNSLGR; encoded by the exons atGGTGGCATTAGCTTCTTCATCTCTCTGCAATTCCCCTTCTTCAATTATCCATTCCTCAAAAACATCTATACCCAATTTCATTGCATTCTCTTCCTTAAGTTATTACAAGAAAAGGGGAAAATCGCTTGCAAGTCGTAGCCTTGGAATTGTTGCTGCTACTGAAGGTTCTGTTAACAAATCTAGtggaaaagatgaagaaaaacaagaagatCCATCAGTTCCTACATGGGCCAAACCCGGTACGGATGAGCCTCCACCATGGGCTAGAAATGAAGCACAGAAAGATTCTTCAAGCGTTCAAGTTCCATTCATTGTTTATTTGCTTGCTTCTGCTGTCACAGCAATTGCAGCG ATTGGTTCTATTTTCGAGTACACGAATCAGAAACCTGTGTTTGGAGTTTTGGGTTCAGATAGTGTTTTTTATGCTCCATTGCTTGGGTTCTTTGTGTTCACTGGCATTCCCACTTCT TCTACTTCCTTTGAGCTATTCAACTCTCTGGGGCGGTGA
- the LOC107011537 gene encoding uncharacterized protein LOC107011537 isoform X1 — protein sequence MVALASSSLCNSPSSIIHSSKTSIPNFIAFSSLSYYKKRGKSLASRSLGIVAATEGSVNKSSGKDEEKQEDPSVPTWAKPGTDEPPPWARNEAQKDSSSVQVPFIVYLLASAVTAIAAIGSIFEYTNQKPVFGVLGSDSVFYAPLLGFFVFTGIPTSAFLWFKSVQVANKEAEEQDRRDGYM from the exons atGGTGGCATTAGCTTCTTCATCTCTCTGCAATTCCCCTTCTTCAATTATCCATTCCTCAAAAACATCTATACCCAATTTCATTGCATTCTCTTCCTTAAGTTATTACAAGAAAAGGGGAAAATCGCTTGCAAGTCGTAGCCTTGGAATTGTTGCTGCTACTGAAGGTTCTGTTAACAAATCTAGtggaaaagatgaagaaaaacaagaagatCCATCAGTTCCTACATGGGCCAAACCCGGTACGGATGAGCCTCCACCATGGGCTAGAAATGAAGCACAGAAAGATTCTTCAAGCGTTCAAGTTCCATTCATTGTTTATTTGCTTGCTTCTGCTGTCACAGCAATTGCAGCG ATTGGTTCTATTTTCGAGTACACGAATCAGAAACCTGTGTTTGGAGTTTTGGGTTCAGATAGTGTTTTTTATGCTCCATTGCTTGGGTTCTTTGTGTTCACTGGCATTCCCACTTCT GCATTCCTTTGGTTCAAATCAGTACAAGTTGCTAACAAGGAGGCTGAGGAACAAGACCGCAGGGATGGATATATGTAA